The proteins below are encoded in one region of uncultured Eubacteriales bacterium:
- the etfA gene encoding Electron transfer flavoprotein subunit alpha, protein MAFDSRDTAAFKGVWVFCEQRDGVIMSTSYQLLSEGRKLANDLGAELCGVLLGSNLNEGFAKSLGAFGADRVYVCDHPLLKDYTTDGYAKVLCDIVEEKKPEILLIGATNIGRDLGPRCAARLHTGLTADCTHLDVDVEKYKSFLKTTSTIDVDNTVFEENTNLKMTRPAFGGHLMATIICPRFRPQMSTVRPGVMQTQPYDEAGAEKTVVEKYDVQLDKSDIHVDILEIKKAAKKLVDLIGADVVVAVGRGISKDPQAGIAMAQDLANALGGVVGASRAVVDASWITADHQVGQTGKTVHPRIYVALGISGAIQHRAGMQDSECIIAVNKNASAPIFEVATYGITGDLFKVTPMLTEAIKTLYASR, encoded by the coding sequence ATGGCTTTTGATAGTAGAGACACCGCCGCCTTCAAGGGTGTATGGGTGTTCTGTGAGCAGCGCGACGGCGTCATCATGTCCACCAGCTACCAGCTTCTCTCCGAGGGACGCAAGCTCGCCAACGACCTGGGGGCCGAGCTGTGCGGCGTGCTGTTGGGCAGCAATCTGAACGAGGGCTTTGCCAAGTCGCTGGGTGCCTTCGGCGCGGACCGCGTGTACGTCTGCGACCACCCCCTCCTGAAGGACTACACCACCGACGGCTACGCCAAGGTCCTCTGCGACATCGTGGAGGAGAAGAAACCCGAGATCCTGCTCATCGGCGCGACTAACATCGGACGCGACCTGGGTCCCCGCTGCGCGGCCCGGCTCCACACCGGTCTTACCGCCGACTGCACCCACCTCGATGTGGACGTGGAGAAGTATAAAAGCTTCCTGAAAACCACCTCCACCATCGACGTGGATAACACGGTATTTGAGGAGAACACCAACCTCAAGATGACCCGCCCCGCCTTTGGCGGTCACCTGATGGCCACCATCATCTGCCCCCGGTTCCGTCCCCAGATGTCCACCGTTCGTCCCGGCGTCATGCAGACTCAGCCCTACGACGAAGCGGGTGCCGAAAAGACCGTCGTGGAGAAGTATGACGTGCAGCTCGACAAGAGCGACATCCATGTGGACATTCTGGAGATCAAGAAAGCCGCCAAGAAGCTGGTGGACCTCATCGGGGCCGATGTGGTGGTCGCCGTGGGCCGCGGCATCAGCAAGGACCCCCAGGCCGGCATCGCCATGGCTCAGGACCTGGCCAACGCCCTGGGCGGTGTGGTGGGTGCGTCCCGCGCAGTGGTGGACGCGAGCTGGATCACCGCCGACCATCAGGTGGGCCAGACCGGTAAGACCGTCCACCCCCGCATCTACGTGGCCCTGGGCATCTCGGGTGCCATTCAGCACCGGGCCGGTATGCAGGACAGCGAGTGCATCATCGCCGTCAACAAGAACGCCAGCGCCCCCATCTTCGAGGTGGCCACCTACGGCATCACCGGCGACCTCTTTAAGGTCACCCCCATGCTGACCGAGGCCATTAAGACCCTCTACGCCAGCCGGTAA
- a CDS encoding exported hypothetical protein (Evidence 5 : No homology to any previously reported sequences): protein MIFLTWFSRMREPSWYIFTRCTLIACAMLCSALVVLVWAGNYSVSSSLLHSYAGHTAAMALAVFSAGGIGSALMEDILAKR, encoded by the coding sequence GTGATTTTCTTAACATGGTTTTCCCGTATGCGGGAGCCGTCCTGGTACATATTCACCCGCTGCACCCTGATCGCCTGCGCTATGCTCTGTTCGGCGCTGGTGGTGCTGGTATGGGCGGGGAACTACTCGGTGAGCAGCAGCCTGCTTCATAGCTACGCCGGGCACACCGCCGCCATGGCCCTGGCCGTCTTCTCCGCCGGGGGCATCGGCAGCGCGCTGATGGAAGATATTCTGGCAAAGCGGTGA
- a CDS encoding conserved exported hypothetical protein (Evidence 4 : Homologs of previously reported genes of unknown function) yields the protein MKTHRRRKELLFAAAFLLITALLVQLAAAVLRPPHTDYGSTWAAYRREPENSIDVLYLGSSYAYCDINPSLVYKTSGLTGYVMGGSEQTFALTYWYLKEALETQTPQAVVIEATGLFFQPYQNYTQVNVGYMPFSRNKLGAIFSHGTEEDLRLGLLFDLYFYHDRWKELTPGGVARALTPIKRDDLKGHTAVDKVLENVGLAPTVADRDITAETYQQNLADLGQVLSLCRENGIRAILTINPTYTQCTPATYAKAVSDVAELDPTVEFYNLSNSFAEVGLDPTLHLYDGWHLNQDGAAIFSAWLGTFLKNELGLVPMEQTADNNAAWVGSVEYWNALLAK from the coding sequence ATGAAAACACACCGCCGGCGCAAGGAGCTGCTCTTTGCCGCTGCGTTCCTCCTCATTACCGCCCTGTTGGTCCAACTGGCGGCGGCGGTCCTCCGTCCTCCCCACACCGACTACGGCTCCACATGGGCGGCCTACCGGCGGGAGCCGGAAAACTCCATCGACGTGCTCTACCTGGGCAGCTCCTACGCCTACTGCGACATCAACCCCTCCCTGGTCTACAAGACTTCCGGCCTCACGGGATACGTCATGGGCGGCTCGGAGCAAACCTTCGCCCTCACCTACTGGTATCTGAAAGAGGCGCTGGAGACCCAGACGCCCCAGGCCGTGGTCATCGAGGCCACCGGCCTTTTCTTCCAGCCCTACCAGAACTACACCCAGGTGAACGTGGGTTACATGCCCTTCTCACGCAACAAGCTGGGAGCCATCTTTTCCCATGGGACGGAGGAGGACCTGCGGCTGGGCCTCCTCTTCGACCTCTACTTCTACCATGACCGCTGGAAGGAACTTACCCCCGGCGGCGTCGCCCGGGCCCTCACCCCCATCAAGCGGGACGATTTGAAGGGCCACACCGCTGTGGACAAGGTGTTGGAGAACGTAGGCCTTGCCCCCACGGTGGCGGACCGGGACATCACGGCGGAAACCTACCAGCAGAACTTGGCCGACCTGGGCCAGGTGCTCTCTCTCTGTCGAGAGAACGGGATCCGGGCCATCCTGACCATCAACCCCACCTATACCCAATGCACCCCCGCGACCTACGCCAAGGCGGTCTCCGACGTGGCGGAGCTGGACCCCACGGTGGAATTTTATAACTTGAGCAACAGTTTCGCCGAGGTCGGCCTAGACCCCACGCTACACCTCTACGACGGCTGGCACCTCAACCAGGACGGCGCGGCAATTTTCTCCGCCTGGCTGGGTACGTTTCTGAAGAATGAGCTGGGCCTCGTCCCCATGGAGCAGACCGCTGATAATAACGCCGCTTGGGTCGGTTCCGTAGAGTATTGGAACGCGCTCTTGGCAAAATAA
- a CDS encoding conserved hypothetical protein (Evidence 4 : Homologs of previously reported genes of unknown function), with translation MREMFVGARDEQGENGENLNFGYYILIGEMPVSEGFACEAYGVKILETGHPDEAVSIPNITISAGRIDELMELLIRNSVAPAGLSDTVADWL, from the coding sequence ATGCGGGAAATGTTTGTTGGCGCGCGCGACGAGCAGGGCGAGAACGGCGAGAACCTCAACTTCGGGTACTACATCCTAATTGGCGAGATGCCGGTCAGCGAAGGATTTGCCTGCGAAGCCTATGGTGTGAAGATCCTAGAGACCGGCCATCCGGATGAAGCGGTGTCGATCCCCAACATTACCATAAGCGCCGGCCGGATCGACGAACTCATGGAGCTCCTCATCCGCAACTCAGTCGCCCCAGCCGGCTTGAGCGATACCGTAGCCGACTGGCTATAG
- the etfB gene encoding Electron transfer flavoprotein subunit beta, translated as MKYIVCVKQVPDTSGVVAVKPDGTMDRASMAAITNPDDMNAVEAALQLKEKSGGKVVVISMGPPPAEGMLRELLAMGCDEAVLVSAREFGGSDTYATSQILAAAIKKVGLEKDDIVFCGRQAIDGDTAQVGPQIAEKLGLPQVTYVADVKADESGVTVKRMLEDGYMTLRVQTPCLLTCIKELNLPRYMSVPGIMDCYNKPLEIYNYETLKDDPLVELDTIGLQGSPTNVYKSFSPPVKGTSLMLEGADKAACEKLVALLDQKHLV; from the coding sequence ATGAAATACATTGTTTGCGTCAAGCAGGTGCCGGATACCTCCGGCGTGGTCGCCGTCAAGCCTGATGGCACCATGGACCGCGCGTCTATGGCCGCGATCACCAACCCCGATGATATGAACGCCGTGGAGGCCGCCCTCCAGCTTAAGGAGAAATCCGGCGGCAAGGTGGTCGTCATCTCCATGGGTCCCCCTCCCGCCGAGGGAATGCTCCGCGAGCTCCTGGCGATGGGCTGCGACGAGGCGGTACTGGTTTCCGCCCGTGAGTTTGGCGGCAGCGACACCTACGCCACCTCTCAGATCCTGGCGGCCGCCATCAAAAAGGTGGGGCTGGAGAAGGACGACATCGTCTTCTGCGGCCGTCAGGCCATCGACGGAGACACCGCTCAGGTCGGCCCCCAGATCGCCGAGAAACTGGGCCTGCCCCAGGTCACCTATGTGGCCGACGTGAAGGCGGACGAGAGCGGCGTCACCGTCAAGCGCATGCTGGAGGACGGGTACATGACCCTCCGGGTCCAGACGCCGTGCCTCCTCACCTGCATCAAGGAGCTCAACCTCCCCCGGTACATGAGCGTACCCGGCATTATGGACTGCTACAACAAGCCTCTGGAGATCTACAACTACGAGACTCTGAAGGACGATCCCCTCGTTGAGCTGGACACCATCGGCCTCCAGGGCTCTCCTACCAATGTGTACAAGTCCTTCTCCCCCCCGGTCAAGGGCACCAGCTTGATGCTGGAGGGGGCCGACAAGGCCGCCTGCGAGAAACTGGTCGCCCTCCTGGACCAGAAACACCTTGTCTAA
- a CDS encoding hypothetical protein (Evidence 5 : No homology to any previously reported sequences), giving the protein MQRVNMYQDGSRIRENHVKKITSNPSKGYGNKEIDKKQGIKNWEYVIIFTTKNEENRRNNAALVGSFF; this is encoded by the coding sequence GTGCAGCGGGTGAATATGTACCAGGACGGCTCCCGCATACGGGAAAACCATGTTAAGAAAATCACGTCGAATCCCTCCAAAGGCTATGGTAACAAGGAAATCGACAAAAAACAAGGGATCAAAAACTGGGAATATGTAATTATTTTCACAACAAAAAACGAGGAAAATCGACGAAATAATGCTGCACTCGTTGGCTCTTTCTTTTGA